Proteins co-encoded in one Dyadobacter sp. CECT 9275 genomic window:
- a CDS encoding response regulator, whose protein sequence is MSLAGPVISVEDDEDDQYLIREILDDLQIPNAVRFFSNGSEALDYLTTTTEKPFLILCDVNMPVMNGLELRSIIEANPVLKKKAIPFIFLSTSDNKALLNEVYKGTIQGYFKKQGDYAVFRKHMDVIIRYWQTCLHPNK, encoded by the coding sequence ATGTCATTAGCAGGGCCCGTTATTTCGGTAGAAGATGATGAGGACGATCAGTATCTGATCAGGGAAATTCTCGATGATTTACAAATTCCTAATGCCGTAAGGTTCTTTTCGAATGGCAGTGAAGCACTCGATTACCTTACCACCACCACGGAAAAACCATTTTTGATACTATGCGATGTGAACATGCCCGTCATGAACGGACTGGAACTAAGGAGCATCATAGAAGCCAACCCGGTTCTTAAAAAAAAGGCAATCCCGTTTATATTCCTGAGCACATCCGATAATAAGGCGCTACTCAACGAGGTTTATAAAGGCACCATTCAGGGATATTTCAAAAAGCAGGGTGATTACGCTGTTTTTAGGAAACACATGGATGTAATTATCCGGTACTGGCAAACCTGCCTGCACCCGAACAAATAA
- a CDS encoding DUF6496 domain-containing protein, which produces MGKYSKKAGEKVEQAQHEEKKGTLKTGSGKKVTSRKQAVAIGLSEVRKEGEKVPKKKD; this is translated from the coding sequence ATGGGTAAGTACTCAAAGAAAGCAGGAGAAAAAGTGGAGCAGGCGCAACACGAAGAGAAAAAAGGTACGTTGAAAACCGGTAGCGGGAAAAAGGTTACCTCCAGGAAACAAGCCGTGGCAATAGGCCTGTCGGAAGTGAGGAAAGAGGGAGAGAAAGTTCCTAAAAAGAAAGATTAA
- a CDS encoding CinA family protein: MPSQSVIECSSYLKKRGFTIAFAESATAGRLAFEFSMTEASGDILKGGLVCYDASIKEAILKIPAGFIEKYTPESAEVTEAMAFSLQKLMPASIHVAVTGLTTAGGSETYEKPVGTMFIQILTDHHSIALREVFTGNAEEIVMQTINKIAHTITRELLHQDLGDETY, from the coding sequence ATGCCTTCACAATCGGTTATTGAATGCAGTAGCTATTTAAAAAAACGAGGTTTTACCATTGCCTTTGCTGAAAGCGCAACAGCGGGACGGCTGGCATTTGAGTTTTCCATGACAGAAGCTTCCGGAGATATATTAAAAGGCGGGTTGGTCTGTTACGATGCTTCTATCAAAGAAGCCATCCTTAAAATACCAGCGGGATTCATTGAAAAGTATACGCCCGAGTCAGCAGAGGTAACCGAGGCAATGGCCTTCAGTTTACAGAAGTTGATGCCAGCTTCCATCCATGTTGCCGTCACTGGCCTTACCACCGCCGGCGGAAGTGAAACATACGAAAAGCCTGTCGGAACCATGTTCATACAGATATTGACAGATCATCACTCCATCGCGTTAAGAGAGGTGTTTACTGGAAACGCAGAGGAAATTGTTATGCAAACCATCAATAAAATAGCCCACACCATTACGCGTGAGCTATTACATCAAGATCTGGGAGATGAAACCTATTAA
- a CDS encoding TonB-dependent receptor produces MKGYFTLLLLLVLSLEARAHLGSISGTVYDQVKKLPLKGVTVQLSGLGRATVTNELGQYRFDGLVNAHYKVELSHIGFRAQVLDVSVQEDRTAFLKTFLSNADIELSEVVVSSQRAHDQQLITSLDIKQRPITNSQEILRMVPGLFIGQHAGGGKAEQIFLRGFDLDHGTDIRLTVDGMPVNMVSHAHGQGYADLHFVIPELVQGVDFKKGPYHTDKGNFTTAGWVDFRTIDALDRSFVKLEAGRYDTFRTVAGIDLLGQKGKDRNQSAYVASEYSFTNSYFDNPQHFNRWNIFAKYHGHISPNTNLTLTGSSFRSRWNHSGQIPDRAYEAGQIGFFGSIDPSEGGETSRSNLNAQLVTVTPGNFVVKNQLFYSNYNFELYSNFTFFLEDSLNGDQIRQKERRNLYGYNGSISRQYDAGKTRWTTTLGAQYCQDITSDSELSHTKDRSVTLGRLQLGDINELNAAIYADELVQVSDRFTVNAGLRLDYFRSQYKDKLGQPVTTRHATDAILSPKLNFYYTFSPRLQLYLNSGKGFHSNDTRVVVPQGGKQILPGAYGSDLGMIFKPFPKMLINAAAWYLWLAQEFVYVGDAGVIEPSGKSKRQGIDLSVRYQLTRSLYADVDISSAKPRAIGEREGMNYLPLAPLFCSTGGLSLQMPNGLSGSLRYRYMANRPANEDNSIIAKGYFVSDLQVNYGRKNYNIGLSVQNLLNTKWKETQFATESRLKNEAEPVNEIHFTPGTPFFARLSLTLFFGK; encoded by the coding sequence ATGAAAGGATATTTTACGCTTCTGTTGCTATTGGTACTAAGTCTGGAAGCCCGTGCTCACCTGGGCAGTATTTCCGGTACGGTTTACGATCAGGTTAAGAAATTGCCTTTAAAGGGTGTTACGGTACAGCTTTCAGGTTTGGGTAGGGCAACTGTGACCAATGAGCTGGGCCAGTACCGGTTTGACGGGCTGGTGAACGCACACTATAAAGTAGAACTATCACATATCGGTTTCAGAGCACAGGTACTGGATGTTTCGGTGCAGGAAGACCGTACTGCTTTTCTTAAAACATTTCTGTCCAATGCCGACATTGAATTAAGCGAAGTGGTGGTTTCTTCTCAAAGGGCACATGACCAGCAGCTTATCACCAGTCTGGACATTAAACAAAGGCCTATCACCAATTCTCAGGAGATACTCCGGATGGTGCCCGGTTTGTTTATTGGCCAGCATGCCGGTGGAGGAAAAGCCGAGCAGATATTTCTGCGCGGTTTTGACCTGGATCACGGAACTGATATCCGTCTGACCGTAGATGGCATGCCGGTTAACATGGTGTCTCATGCGCATGGCCAGGGATACGCAGATCTCCATTTTGTAATCCCTGAGCTGGTACAGGGAGTTGACTTCAAGAAGGGGCCTTATCATACGGATAAGGGCAATTTCACTACTGCAGGCTGGGTTGATTTTCGCACCATAGATGCACTCGATCGCTCTTTTGTTAAACTGGAAGCAGGGCGTTATGATACTTTTCGGACGGTTGCCGGGATTGACCTGCTTGGGCAAAAGGGTAAGGACAGGAATCAATCGGCTTACGTGGCGTCAGAGTACTCATTTACCAATTCCTATTTCGATAATCCCCAGCACTTCAATCGCTGGAATATTTTCGCCAAATACCATGGTCATATCTCTCCCAATACCAACCTTACCCTGACGGGATCCTCGTTCCGGAGCCGATGGAACCACTCAGGGCAGATACCCGACCGCGCCTATGAAGCAGGGCAGATCGGTTTTTTCGGGTCTATTGATCCTTCCGAAGGAGGGGAAACCAGCCGCTCCAATTTGAATGCACAGCTTGTGACGGTCACACCGGGTAATTTTGTAGTGAAGAATCAGCTTTTCTACAGTAATTATAATTTTGAACTCTATTCCAACTTTACTTTTTTTCTGGAAGATTCCTTAAACGGAGACCAGATCAGACAGAAAGAAAGGCGGAATTTGTATGGTTACAACGGCAGTATCTCAAGGCAATACGATGCAGGCAAAACCCGCTGGACCACCACCTTGGGAGCGCAATACTGTCAGGATATCACATCTGACTCGGAGTTGTCGCATACCAAAGACAGGTCGGTAACGCTGGGCCGCCTTCAGTTGGGAGATATAAACGAGCTGAATGCGGCCATTTATGCCGATGAGCTGGTTCAGGTTTCGGATCGGTTTACGGTAAACGCAGGTCTGCGGCTGGATTATTTCCGGAGCCAGTATAAGGACAAGCTGGGGCAGCCTGTTACAACCAGGCATGCTACCGATGCCATCCTTTCTCCTAAATTAAATTTCTATTATACCTTCAGCCCTCGGTTGCAGCTATACCTTAACTCTGGAAAAGGATTTCATTCCAATGATACCAGAGTGGTGGTGCCGCAAGGCGGCAAACAAATATTGCCCGGGGCCTATGGTTCTGACCTGGGTATGATATTCAAGCCGTTTCCCAAAATGCTTATCAATGCAGCTGCGTGGTATTTGTGGTTGGCGCAGGAGTTTGTGTATGTAGGTGACGCCGGTGTGATAGAGCCAAGCGGCAAGTCAAAACGACAAGGGATCGACCTCTCGGTCCGTTACCAACTTACGCGCTCGCTCTATGCTGACGTAGACATCAGTTCGGCGAAACCCCGTGCGATAGGCGAGCGCGAGGGAATGAACTACCTGCCGCTGGCTCCGCTTTTTTGTTCTACAGGAGGGTTGTCACTACAGATGCCAAATGGTTTAAGCGGTTCATTACGTTACAGATATATGGCCAACCGCCCGGCAAATGAAGATAACTCCATTATTGCAAAAGGATATTTCGTGAGTGACCTTCAGGTTAATTATGGAAGAAAAAATTATAACATTGGCCTTTCAGTACAGAACCTGCTGAATACTAAATGGAAGGAAACCCAGTTTGCCACAGAAAGCAGGCTGAAAAATGAAGCGGAGCCGGTCAACGAAATTCATTTTACACCAGGTACCCCATTTTTCGCCAGACTAAGTCTGACACTGTTTTTTGGTAAATGA
- a CDS encoding SDR family oxidoreductase produces MEMEIEGQTQNKQPGVTQLMHPQPVVIRDDYRGSGKLDGKVALITGGDSGIGRSVAVHFAREGADVAIVYLSEDQDARDTKGMVEAEGKRCLLIAGDIREIDFCKEAVGKTVREFGKLNILVNNAAEQHPKKSIEEISTAQLKNTFSTNIFSFFYFTQAAVQHLQEGDSIINTTSITAYHGSPGLLDYSATKGAITSFTRSLSENLAEKGIRVNAVAPGPIWTPLIPSTFDEQHVAEFGKDTPFKRPGQPCEVAPSFVFLASQDASYMGGQVLHPNGGQIVNG; encoded by the coding sequence ATGGAAATGGAAATAGAGGGACAAACGCAGAACAAGCAGCCAGGTGTAACCCAACTGATGCATCCGCAGCCGGTGGTGATCAGGGATGACTACCGTGGCAGCGGAAAGCTGGATGGCAAAGTAGCGCTTATCACGGGTGGAGACAGTGGGATCGGGCGTTCAGTAGCAGTACATTTTGCCAGGGAAGGTGCGGATGTGGCCATTGTGTATCTCAGTGAAGACCAGGACGCAAGGGATACCAAAGGTATGGTAGAGGCAGAAGGGAAGAGGTGCCTGCTGATTGCAGGAGATATCAGGGAGATCGATTTTTGTAAGGAGGCGGTGGGTAAAACGGTCAGGGAATTCGGCAAGCTGAACATACTGGTTAATAACGCCGCTGAGCAGCATCCCAAGAAATCCATTGAGGAAATTTCTACCGCCCAGCTTAAGAATACATTCAGCACCAATATTTTCTCCTTTTTTTACTTTACCCAGGCGGCCGTGCAGCATTTACAGGAAGGAGACAGCATTATCAACACCACATCCATAACAGCCTATCATGGAAGTCCTGGGCTGCTGGATTACTCCGCAACCAAAGGAGCTATTACCTCTTTTACCAGATCCTTGTCTGAAAACCTTGCGGAAAAGGGGATCAGGGTTAATGCAGTGGCTCCGGGGCCGATCTGGACGCCTTTGATTCCTTCCACTTTTGATGAACAACACGTGGCAGAATTTGGTAAGGATACCCCTTTCAAAAGACCCGGACAACCCTGTGAAGTGGCACCGAGTTTTGTCTTCCTGGCAAGCCAGGATGCTTCGTATATGGGAGGGCAGGTACTACACCCCAATGGTGGACAGATAGTCAACGGTTAG
- a CDS encoding peroxiredoxin family protein yields MLTNLSGVTAQQYKLMGHILGLGRMPVIFSYSQNGNGKSDTVFASDDRFVYLPKPSDDGLISIYITGGRYTHFWYEATDISLSGNIEKPYQLHIEGGALNTMYNKYQENINWFYLDKKQNQPDSLLPAIEEEKRRATVQFIRENRAVYPSAYLLYWLTIRDERYADDYEKMFENLSNQVRNSYYGKKLTLRFETLRNQPVVGRKAPPFSLTDSKGQKVQLSAFKGKYVLLDFWGHWCSPCIKSIPALKNINEKYAGKLTIIGIAAENADDKQKWLKTIETHKLNWTQLSEFEGGEGEVNTKYNILQFPTYLVLNKEGTVVGRTSAISELEEVLKSINDF; encoded by the coding sequence ATGCTTACAAATCTGTCCGGCGTAACCGCACAGCAATATAAGCTTATGGGGCATATTCTGGGATTGGGCCGTATGCCAGTCATCTTTAGCTATTCTCAAAACGGGAATGGAAAGTCGGACACCGTCTTTGCCTCCGATGACCGGTTTGTGTACCTCCCCAAACCAAGTGATGACGGCCTGATTTCCATCTATATCACCGGTGGCCGTTATACCCATTTCTGGTACGAAGCAACAGATATCAGCCTTTCCGGGAACATTGAAAAGCCCTACCAGCTCCACATCGAGGGCGGCGCTCTTAACACAATGTATAACAAGTATCAGGAAAATATCAACTGGTTTTATCTGGATAAAAAACAAAACCAGCCCGATTCGCTATTACCGGCCATTGAAGAAGAAAAGAGAAGAGCCACCGTGCAGTTTATCCGGGAAAATCGGGCGGTTTATCCGAGTGCCTACCTTCTCTACTGGCTCACGATCCGGGACGAACGATATGCTGATGATTACGAAAAAATGTTTGAAAATCTGTCGAACCAGGTCCGAAACAGCTATTATGGCAAAAAACTCACACTACGGTTCGAAACTTTAAGAAATCAGCCAGTGGTGGGCAGAAAAGCGCCTCCATTTAGCCTAACGGATTCAAAAGGGCAAAAAGTGCAGTTGTCGGCGTTCAAAGGAAAATATGTGCTGCTGGATTTCTGGGGGCACTGGTGCTCACCCTGTATAAAGTCCATTCCTGCGCTCAAAAATATCAATGAAAAATATGCAGGCAAACTCACAATCATAGGAATTGCTGCCGAGAATGCCGATGACAAACAAAAATGGCTGAAAACCATAGAAACGCACAAGCTGAACTGGACACAGCTTTCGGAATTTGAAGGAGGTGAAGGAGAGGTGAATACAAAGTACAATATCCTTCAGTTTCCTACCTACCTGGTATTGAACAAGGAAGGTACCGTGGTGGGCAGGACAAGCGCCATTTCCGAATTGGAAGAGGTACTGAAATCCATAAATGACTTTTAG
- a CDS encoding HD domain-containing protein has product MEYSNEIIEELFQRFGPVIGPDYYKYRNHVYRVFLNCLLIDSDKTNEAKYALAAVFHDIGIWTDHTIDYLDPSVAQAKSYLNQAGRADLIEEISLMIHWHHKVSTHYGKYEKTVETFRKADWIDVSLGVLTFGFDKHIISENRKKLPNGGFHWFLIKKTSANFLRHPLNPLPMFTR; this is encoded by the coding sequence ATGGAGTATTCAAATGAGATAATAGAGGAACTATTCCAGCGGTTCGGGCCTGTGATTGGTCCCGATTACTACAAATACAGAAATCATGTTTACCGGGTTTTCCTGAACTGCCTGCTGATAGATAGCGACAAGACCAACGAAGCTAAATATGCACTGGCGGCAGTTTTCCATGACATAGGCATCTGGACGGACCACACCATTGATTATCTCGATCCTTCAGTTGCACAAGCTAAAAGCTATCTGAACCAAGCGGGGCGGGCTGATCTCATCGAGGAGATATCTCTGATGATACACTGGCATCACAAAGTAAGTACCCACTACGGGAAGTATGAAAAAACCGTAGAAACCTTTAGGAAAGCCGATTGGATAGATGTTTCTCTCGGAGTACTTACTTTTGGTTTTGACAAACATATTATATCAGAAAACAGGAAAAAGCTGCCCAATGGAGGTTTTCATTGGTTTTTGATAAAAAAAACATCTGCCAACTTTCTCAGGCATCCGTTAAATCCGTTGCCGATGTTTACGAGATAA
- a CDS encoding response regulator yields MKEVLHCLLIDDDADDQEIFLFALQQAFPDMACSIAFDCLEATKKLNSREIPVPDYIFLDWMLPLMEAEDCIRQLQLIPELERTCTFILSGSEPFISAENLRLLKIKKIIRKQYDINELARKIAEAILEVSYPDTDGEDQGNC; encoded by the coding sequence ATGAAAGAAGTATTGCACTGCCTGTTAATTGATGACGATGCGGACGATCAGGAGATTTTTTTGTTTGCGCTGCAGCAGGCTTTTCCTGATATGGCATGTTCCATAGCATTTGATTGCCTGGAAGCGACAAAAAAGCTTAACAGCCGCGAAATTCCCGTACCTGACTACATTTTTCTGGATTGGATGCTCCCTCTGATGGAGGCGGAAGATTGTATCAGGCAGTTGCAGTTAATTCCGGAGCTGGAAAGAACCTGCACATTTATTTTATCAGGTTCCGAACCTTTCATTTCGGCGGAGAATCTTAGATTACTGAAAATAAAAAAGATCATCCGAAAGCAATATGATATCAACGAACTTGCCCGAAAAATAGCGGAAGCCATACTGGAAGTTTCCTATCCCGACACAGACGGGGAGGATCAGGGCAACTGTTGA
- a CDS encoding MFS transporter, with protein sequence MKLNSIRWVVVWMVFIATGLSFLDRQVLSIAIIKIQKEFHFDDVAYGWVNTSFLLSYALMFTVGGWMIDRFGPKKGLAVAVGVWSVANALHGLMTSLPQLLVFRFFLGMGEGACFPGAAKTVYNWFDKKERAFANGIAIGGSAIGAVIAPPLTIFISEYYGWRAGFVIPGLVGIAWVVVWLMIPWKKSVSVWIPPQQMQSAGAVSFINILKFKQTWVFILMRFLLDPVMYFMMFWIPKYLSEVRGVSFERIGSLFWIPFLALGFSNVLGGYLSDRLVKSSFSINKARKTVMGFAAMLTLAVPLTGYVSAVETAVGLMALYMLAHGFWITNYITSISDVFGQKATSTVVGLSGTAGAISSLILNPLIGKIIQKYSYTPLWIASGLLYPIAFIGFIFLIPNIQSLFKEDTNLTQDIPDEVVVNS encoded by the coding sequence ATGAAACTAAACTCTATTCGCTGGGTTGTTGTATGGATGGTATTTATCGCCACAGGGTTGAGTTTCCTGGACCGGCAGGTGTTATCCATCGCCATTATTAAAATCCAGAAAGAGTTTCATTTCGATGACGTGGCTTATGGCTGGGTCAATACCAGCTTCCTGTTAAGTTACGCACTCATGTTCACCGTGGGCGGCTGGATGATCGATCGTTTCGGCCCCAAAAAGGGATTGGCCGTGGCGGTTGGGGTATGGTCGGTAGCCAATGCGTTACACGGGCTGATGACCAGCTTGCCCCAGTTGCTGGTATTCCGTTTTTTCCTCGGGATGGGTGAAGGGGCTTGTTTCCCAGGCGCTGCAAAAACGGTGTACAACTGGTTCGATAAAAAGGAAAGGGCATTCGCAAATGGTATCGCCATCGGGGGCTCCGCCATAGGGGCTGTGATTGCACCGCCTCTAACCATCTTTATATCTGAATATTATGGATGGCGGGCAGGTTTTGTTATCCCTGGGCTGGTGGGTATTGCTTGGGTAGTGGTCTGGCTGATGATTCCTTGGAAAAAGAGCGTATCCGTCTGGATTCCGCCGCAGCAGATGCAATCCGCAGGTGCCGTATCTTTTATAAACATCTTGAAATTCAAACAAACCTGGGTGTTTATTCTCATGCGCTTTTTGCTGGATCCGGTCATGTATTTCATGATGTTCTGGATCCCGAAATATCTCAGCGAGGTAAGGGGTGTATCATTTGAGAGGATCGGCAGTTTATTCTGGATACCTTTTCTGGCGCTTGGTTTTTCAAATGTTCTGGGCGGTTATCTCTCCGACAGGCTTGTTAAATCCAGTTTCAGTATCAATAAGGCCAGAAAAACCGTCATGGGTTTTGCTGCTATGCTCACCCTGGCCGTTCCATTAACCGGATATGTATCGGCGGTAGAAACGGCGGTAGGGTTAATGGCGCTGTACATGCTGGCACATGGTTTCTGGATCACCAATTATATTACATCCATTTCTGACGTTTTCGGGCAGAAGGCCACTTCAACGGTAGTAGGATTATCCGGGACGGCTGGTGCTATTTCAAGTTTAATACTTAATCCGCTGATCGGCAAAATCATTCAGAAATACAGTTACACGCCGCTTTGGATTGCCTCAGGACTGCTCTACCCGATCGCATTTATCGGTTTTATATTCCTGATACCCAACATTCAGTCATTGTTTAAAGAAGATACCAACCTGACCCAAGATATTCCGGATGAAGTAGTCGTTAATTCATAA
- a CDS encoding ligand-binding sensor domain-containing protein: protein MKFTFHVASLAVLLLASGCSHDEPLTNASTGKPDEPEAEWIIRNISNSKLPDNQINALAISKNDVKWVGTANGLVKIDGENWTIYDNSNSPLPSGMVRAVAVEDNGTVWAGTDKGLVKFDGTVWKVYDHTNSVLTNDGISCITRDSIRKITWIGTEAELVKVDDTSHWEKIEIGDNLIVSMVTDKDGKLWLGTFNQFAFIGSIKKYDNGSWTHQRLDHKGYPSAFPYALAIDKNNALLAVLSGTSVKSVVRISGENWEEIPRPEKAHGLKTILTEGDKIWVGGLTLSVFGDKNAECLAIPESGSLITAMARDSKGRKWLGTIDAGLAVYNQKVK from the coding sequence ATGAAATTCACCTTCCATGTGGCCTCTTTGGCTGTACTGCTGCTCGCATCCGGATGCAGCCACGATGAGCCTCTCACAAACGCTTCAACCGGAAAACCCGACGAGCCCGAAGCGGAGTGGATCATCCGCAACATTTCCAACTCCAAATTGCCGGACAACCAGATCAATGCGCTTGCGATCAGCAAAAACGATGTAAAATGGGTGGGAACCGCAAACGGCCTGGTGAAGATCGACGGAGAAAACTGGACAATTTATGACAATAGCAATTCACCGCTGCCATCCGGCATGGTGCGTGCCGTCGCGGTGGAGGACAACGGTACGGTTTGGGCAGGTACCGACAAAGGACTTGTAAAATTTGATGGAACGGTATGGAAGGTATATGACCATACCAATAGTGTCCTGACCAACGACGGAATCAGCTGTATCACACGCGACAGCATACGTAAAATCACATGGATTGGTACAGAAGCTGAACTCGTTAAAGTGGATGATACCAGCCATTGGGAGAAAATCGAAATAGGCGACAACCTGATCGTTTCCATGGTTACCGACAAGGACGGAAAGCTCTGGCTCGGGACATTTAATCAGTTTGCGTTTATAGGCAGTATCAAAAAGTATGATAACGGTAGCTGGACTCACCAGCGCCTGGATCATAAAGGATACCCTTCTGCATTCCCATACGCGCTGGCCATTGATAAAAATAATGCACTGCTGGCTGTATTGAGCGGTACGTCGGTCAAAAGTGTGGTCCGTATAAGCGGTGAAAACTGGGAGGAGATTCCACGGCCTGAAAAAGCCCACGGCCTGAAAACAATTCTGACAGAAGGGGATAAAATATGGGTAGGTGGTCTGACATTATCGGTTTTCGGGGATAAAAACGCGGAGTGTCTTGCCATACCGGAATCCGGTTCTCTTATTACAGCAATGGCACGTGACAGCAAAGGCAGAAAATGGCTGGGCACGATTGACGCCGGCTTGGCAGTTTACAATCAAAAGGTAAAGTAA
- a CDS encoding response regulator: MSSKTILIVDDNQADRMFIREAIENVTEKDCQVFEACDGQDLLDILNGPGNGTTPTLIVLDMNMPRKNGLEALEIIKSGTKGQRIPIVMLSNNSDKNLINRAYELGVNHYVRKPSTRDGYAHIANAVNSLFLSPFPF, from the coding sequence ATGAGCTCAAAAACCATATTGATCGTGGATGACAACCAGGCCGACAGGATGTTCATCAGGGAAGCCATTGAAAATGTTACTGAAAAAGATTGTCAGGTATTTGAAGCCTGTGACGGACAGGATTTGCTGGATATACTGAATGGTCCGGGAAATGGTACTACGCCGACCTTAATTGTACTGGACATGAATATGCCCCGCAAAAATGGCCTTGAAGCCCTGGAGATCATTAAGTCAGGCACCAAAGGGCAGCGCATTCCGATTGTCATGTTATCCAATAATTCAGACAAGAACCTGATTAACAGGGCCTATGAGCTCGGAGTAAATCATTATGTCCGCAAGCCTTCAACCCGCGACGGCTATGCTCATATTGCCAATGCGGTCAATAGTCTGTTTCTTTCACCATTTCCTTTTTAA
- a CDS encoding L-fucose/L-arabinose isomerase family protein translates to MVDPLLKENNLENAAIIEKRKPTKPRIGVFGVGYYKYWSQFDGLLDDMLQKQAVFIEKITTGSHAEVIDFGLVDNVQKAYELVPKLHAANLDLIFCDMVTYATSNTFGVVIRSMNVPIVLVALQPDQAMDYSRASTYMQLYNDDICSLPEFAGVAARMGKKVPDMIIGTLYDDPQADAEIEEYCRIAAVLHDLKTARIGHIGHPIEAMLDMHSDSTMLTAHFGAHIVQCEAHEIVTKYQHSTPDEIEPVKERILDFFDTPDPVSDPISEKLRDSDLETAARVTVALEKFIEEKKLDGLAYYYEGPENSETRTVMSNLIVGNSLLTGAGFPMCGESDLKTCFAMLIMERLGIGGSFAEFHPVDFKEGFVLVGHDGPHNVAIAQGKPVLRSLTKYHGKPGFGAGVEFKIKEGPITMLSINSTYDGKFKFVIAEGQSVEGPIPPTGNTNTRGYFKPDVRTFLQRWMKEGPTHHFALGVGHHAHTIEKIAKYLNLEAVVIRED, encoded by the coding sequence ATGGTCGATCCATTACTGAAAGAAAACAACCTTGAAAACGCCGCCATCATTGAAAAACGAAAGCCAACCAAACCCAGGATAGGGGTATTCGGTGTTGGCTATTATAAATACTGGAGCCAGTTTGACGGCCTGCTGGACGACATGCTGCAGAAACAGGCTGTTTTCATTGAAAAAATAACAACAGGCTCACATGCGGAAGTAATTGATTTCGGGCTGGTTGACAATGTGCAAAAGGCCTATGAGCTGGTTCCGAAGCTACATGCCGCAAATCTGGACCTGATATTTTGCGATATGGTTACGTATGCCACCTCTAACACCTTCGGGGTGGTGATAAGAAGCATGAATGTACCCATTGTGTTGGTGGCCCTACAGCCCGACCAGGCCATGGATTACTCCCGGGCCTCCACCTACATGCAGCTCTACAATGATGATATCTGCTCGCTGCCAGAGTTTGCCGGTGTGGCTGCAAGAATGGGCAAAAAGGTACCTGACATGATTATCGGAACCCTGTACGACGATCCGCAGGCGGATGCGGAAATAGAAGAATATTGCAGGATAGCGGCTGTTTTGCATGATCTGAAAACGGCGAGAATCGGCCACATCGGTCATCCGATTGAAGCCATGCTGGATATGCATTCGGATTCTACCATGCTTACTGCTCATTTTGGGGCGCACATTGTGCAGTGCGAAGCGCATGAAATCGTAACGAAGTATCAGCATTCCACACCTGACGAAATAGAACCGGTGAAAGAAAGGATACTGGACTTCTTTGATACACCGGATCCGGTATCAGACCCGATTTCTGAAAAGCTGAGAGACTCTGACCTGGAAACAGCTGCAAGGGTAACGGTTGCATTGGAAAAATTTATAGAAGAAAAGAAACTGGATGGTCTGGCCTATTATTACGAAGGACCTGAAAACAGTGAAACGCGTACGGTAATGTCCAACCTGATCGTGGGGAATTCCTTGCTGACCGGTGCTGGTTTCCCCATGTGCGGTGAATCTGATCTTAAAACCTGTTTTGCTATGCTGATCATGGAACGTTTAGGGATAGGCGGCAGCTTTGCCGAGTTCCACCCCGTTGACTTTAAAGAAGGTTTTGTACTGGTGGGACACGACGGACCACACAATGTGGCCATCGCGCAGGGCAAACCTGTGTTACGCAGCCTGACCAAATACCATGGCAAACCGGGCTTTGGTGCAGGCGTAGAGTTCAAGATCAAGGAAGGGCCTATTACGATGCTGAGTATCAACTCTACTTATGATGGGAAATTCAAGTTTGTAATTGCTGAGGGACAGTCCGTTGAGGGTCCTATCCCTCCTACCGGCAATACAAACACCCGGGGGTATTTTAAACCGGATGTCAGGACTTTTTTGCAAAGATGGATGAAAGAAGGCCCCACCCATCACTTTGCATTGGGCGTGGGACATCATGCGCATACGATTGAAAAAATAGCTAAATACCTCAATCTTGAGGCGGTTGTTATCAGGGAGGATTAA